The following proteins are co-located in the Trichormus variabilis 0441 genome:
- a CDS encoding ABC1 kinase family protein: protein MTVKTLPPNSRPIEGELQLKDTQALVVRSSGTVSPERPQVLVTNNLEPETIVYDPVAVAEHYRHRPLQVLRRIFAVLGPTFSFVFGLWWDTKRGVVVKNDRRRAIQLKELLTQLGPAYIKIGQALSTRPDLVPPIYLEELTRLQDQLPAFPNEIAYQFIQEELGQSPEEVYAELSAQPIAAASLGQVYKGKLKTGEEVAVKVQRPDLRERITIDLYILRGLAAWVQKKVKRVRSDLVGILDELGDRIFEEMDYIHEGENAERFFQLYGHIQDIYVPRIYWEYTNRRVLTMEWINGTKLTQTAEISAQGIDARYLIEVGVQCSLRQLLEHGFFHADPHPGNLLATPDGKLAYLDFGMMSEIKPPQRYGLIEAIVHVVNRDFEGLAKDYVKLDFLSPETDLTPIIPAFGKVFANAQGASVAEFNIKSITDELSELMYEYPFRVPPYYALIIRSLVTLEGIAIYIDPNFKVLSEAYPYVAKRLLTDPAPELRISLRDLLFKDGRFRWNRLENLLRNARKNQDYDLNLVVNQGVDFLSSERGSFIRDKLVDEFLNGINALSKNVLHNFTYLLRERVGITAINETPAATVEQQQTLEHIKNILNILRETRGFDPSQLAPQVAQLAFNPGVQRLGQQVANQLVQKATVRLIRELLTAEEVKSSEIEYPGRRL, encoded by the coding sequence ATGACTGTGAAGACACTTCCCCCAAATTCCCGACCGATTGAGGGCGAACTACAGCTAAAGGATACACAAGCCTTGGTTGTGCGCTCATCAGGAACCGTAAGCCCTGAAAGACCCCAGGTGTTGGTAACTAACAATCTCGAACCTGAGACAATAGTTTACGACCCTGTAGCGGTAGCAGAGCATTATCGTCATCGACCACTGCAAGTTTTGCGGCGGATTTTTGCTGTTTTGGGGCCTACTTTCTCCTTTGTCTTCGGGTTGTGGTGGGATACTAAACGGGGAGTAGTCGTCAAAAACGATCGCCGTCGAGCTATTCAGTTAAAAGAATTATTAACGCAACTAGGGCCTGCTTACATCAAAATTGGTCAAGCCTTATCTACTAGACCAGATTTAGTCCCCCCCATATATTTAGAAGAACTGACAAGGTTACAAGACCAGTTACCGGCTTTTCCTAACGAAATTGCGTACCAATTCATTCAAGAAGAATTAGGACAGTCACCAGAAGAAGTTTACGCCGAACTTTCAGCCCAACCAATTGCGGCGGCTTCTTTGGGACAAGTTTATAAAGGTAAATTAAAAACAGGGGAAGAAGTAGCAGTTAAAGTCCAGCGTCCAGATTTACGAGAACGAATCACGATTGACTTATATATTTTACGTGGGCTAGCGGCTTGGGTACAAAAGAAAGTCAAGAGGGTACGCAGTGACTTAGTTGGGATTTTGGATGAATTAGGCGATCGCATTTTTGAAGAAATGGATTATATCCACGAAGGTGAAAATGCTGAACGCTTCTTTCAACTATACGGTCATATACAAGACATATATGTGCCGAGAATATACTGGGAATATACTAACCGTCGTGTCTTGACGATGGAGTGGATCAACGGCACAAAACTCACCCAAACAGCAGAAATTAGCGCCCAAGGGATAGATGCCCGTTATTTAATCGAAGTTGGTGTACAGTGTTCCTTAAGACAACTTTTAGAACATGGCTTCTTTCACGCTGACCCCCATCCTGGTAACTTGTTAGCCACACCAGACGGTAAACTAGCTTACCTAGACTTTGGGATGATGAGTGAGATTAAACCACCACAACGTTATGGTTTAATTGAGGCGATCGTTCATGTAGTTAATCGTGACTTTGAAGGGTTAGCAAAAGACTACGTTAAATTAGATTTTCTCTCGCCAGAAACAGACCTCACCCCAATTATTCCCGCATTTGGCAAAGTTTTTGCCAATGCTCAAGGGGCTAGCGTAGCCGAATTTAACATTAAAAGCATCACTGATGAGCTATCAGAATTGATGTATGAGTATCCTTTCCGCGTACCTCCCTACTACGCTTTAATCATTCGCTCCCTCGTCACCCTGGAAGGAATTGCTATCTATATAGATCCCAACTTTAAAGTTTTGAGTGAGGCTTATCCCTACGTTGCGAAACGTTTGTTAACCGACCCAGCACCAGAATTAAGAATATCCTTGCGAGACTTACTCTTTAAAGATGGTAGATTCCGTTGGAATCGGTTAGAAAACTTATTACGTAATGCGCGGAAAAACCAAGACTACGACTTGAACTTAGTAGTGAATCAAGGTGTAGATTTTCTTTCGTCTGAACGTGGCTCTTTTATTCGAGATAAGTTGGTCGATGAATTTCTCAACGGAATTAATGCTTTAAGTAAAAATGTGCTGCATAACTTTACCTACCTCCTCAGAGAAAGAGTCGGTATCACAGCCATCAACGAAACTCCAGCCGCGACAGTTGAGCAACAACAGACCTTAGAACATATCAAAAATATCTTAAATATTCTACGAGAAACCCGTGGCTTTGACCCATCCCAGCTTGCACCTCAAGTTGCTCAGTTGGCTTTCAATCCAGGTGTGCAGCGTTTGGGACAGCAAGTTGCTAATCAATTAGTGCAGAAAGCTACTGTGCGTCTAATTCGGGAGTTATTAACAGCAGAAGAGGTCAAGAGTAGCGAAATTGAATACCCTGGGAGAAGATTGTAA
- a CDS encoding Uma2 family endonuclease, with protein sequence MTQALTKLLTFNEFSEWYPNDGKCYELHQGVVVEMPPPSGQHEKVVGFIARKITVEFDRLNLPYTIPKTTLIKTPAGESAYSPDVLLLNLDNLKNEPLFQKQSTVSQAASVPLVVEVVSTNWRDDYYNKFRDYEELGIPEYWIADYAALGARKFIGNPKQPTIFVCELVEGEYQMTAFQGNRAIASPSFPQLNLTAQQVFDAAN encoded by the coding sequence ATGACCCAAGCATTGACCAAATTATTAACCTTCAATGAATTTAGCGAATGGTATCCTAACGACGGTAAATGTTATGAATTGCATCAGGGAGTAGTTGTTGAAATGCCACCCCCAAGCGGACAGCATGAAAAAGTTGTGGGATTTATAGCTCGTAAGATTACTGTAGAATTTGATCGCCTCAACCTTCCCTACACCATACCCAAAACTACATTAATCAAAACTCCTGCTGGCGAATCTGCTTATTCACCTGATGTATTGCTGCTCAATCTTGATAATCTGAAGAATGAACCCCTTTTTCAAAAGCAGTCAACAGTTAGTCAAGCTGCATCTGTTCCTTTGGTAGTTGAGGTTGTATCAACAAATTGGCGTGACGATTACTACAACAAATTTAGGGATTACGAAGAATTAGGCATTCCCGAATATTGGATTGCTGATTATGCTGCGTTGGGTGCAAGAAAGTTTATTGGTAATCCCAAACAACCGACGATTTTCGTCTGTGAACTAGTTGAAGGTGAATATCAGATGACGGCATTTCAAGGGAATAGGGCGATCGCATCACCTAGTTTTCCCCAGTTAAATTTAACCGCACAGCAAGTTTTTGATGCGGCTAATTAA
- a CDS encoding AI-2E family transporter has protein sequence MNLGQWIGLIAIVLSLYILWQIKEVLLLMFAAVVLATTLNRLAKRFQRSGVKRGLAVVLAVVIFFAIVIGFFWLIVPPFAEQFNELTYRVPQGFERFNGWINELRTRIPAQLVPYIPDLNSLIQQAQPFINRVLGSSFAIVSGSLEVVLKVLLVLVLTGMLLADPIAYRKVFVRLFPSFYRRRVDGILDKCEVSLEGWVTGAVIAMGVVGLMSVVGLSILGVKAALALGVLAGFLNLIPNLGPTLSVVPAMAIAFLDSPWKVVAVLILYFIIQQTESNFITPIVMAQQVSLLPAVTLISQLFFVTFFGFLGLFLALPLTVVAKIWVQEVLIKDVLDEWRHDHSQESELVMVSHYPEGDDPWSDDQPANQPADDTVSQED, from the coding sequence GTGAACCTTGGTCAATGGATCGGCTTAATCGCTATAGTTCTTTCTCTATATATATTGTGGCAAATTAAGGAAGTACTTCTGCTCATGTTTGCCGCAGTTGTCTTAGCCACCACTTTAAATCGGCTAGCCAAACGCTTTCAACGTTCTGGGGTGAAACGAGGATTGGCTGTGGTATTGGCTGTAGTTATCTTTTTCGCTATTGTCATCGGTTTTTTCTGGCTGATTGTCCCACCTTTTGCCGAGCAGTTTAATGAACTTACCTATCGAGTTCCCCAAGGGTTTGAGCGCTTTAATGGTTGGATTAACGAACTGAGAACGCGCATCCCAGCCCAATTAGTTCCTTACATTCCCGATCTGAATAGTCTGATCCAACAAGCACAACCCTTTATTAATAGAGTTTTGGGAAGTTCTTTCGCCATTGTTTCCGGCTCACTGGAAGTAGTTCTCAAAGTCTTGCTAGTGTTAGTTTTAACCGGGATGTTGCTAGCTGACCCCATTGCGTACCGCAAAGTATTTGTGAGGCTGTTCCCTTCCTTTTATCGCCGCCGGGTAGATGGAATTCTGGATAAATGCGAAGTCTCGCTGGAGGGTTGGGTTACAGGTGCGGTGATTGCAATGGGTGTAGTCGGACTGATGAGTGTAGTTGGCTTGTCAATCTTAGGTGTGAAAGCCGCCTTAGCTTTAGGCGTTTTAGCCGGATTTTTGAATCTGATTCCTAATCTAGGCCCTACCTTAAGTGTTGTCCCAGCAATGGCGATCGCCTTTTTAGATAGTCCGTGGAAAGTTGTTGCTGTCTTGATTCTTTATTTCATTATCCAACAAACTGAGAGCAACTTCATCACGCCGATCGTCATGGCGCAACAAGTTTCATTACTTCCAGCTGTGACCTTAATTTCCCAGCTATTTTTTGTCACCTTTTTCGGCTTTTTAGGATTATTCTTGGCCTTACCCCTGACTGTTGTCGCCAAAATTTGGGTGCAAGAAGTATTAATCAAAGATGTTTTAGATGAATGGAGACATGACCACTCACAAGAGTCTGAGTTAGTCATGGTTTCTCACTATCCTGAAGGAGATGATCCTTGGTCAGATGATCAGCCAGCGAATCAACCTGCTGATGATACTGTGTCTCAAGAAGATTAG
- the ftsH gene encoding ATP-dependent zinc metalloprotease FtsH, with product MPVETDKKNSIKPPRLRQFGGSFLILLTLLLLLNFIVPSFSGPRLPQVPYSDFIAQVQAGKVDKAIVGGDRIQYSIKTQTPDGKVVDQVFATTPVAIDLDLPKILRENNVEFAAPPPDQNGWIGTLLSWVAPPLIFFGIWAFLINRQGGGPAALTVGKSKARIYSEGSTGVKFLDVAGVDEAKAELEEIVDFLKNATKYTNLGAKIPKGVLLVGPPGTGKTLLAKAIAGEAGVPFFSISGSEFIELFVGVGAARVRDLFEQAKKQAPCIVFIDELDALGKSRGGAGGFVGGNDEREQTLNQLLTEMDGFDANTGVIIIAATNRPEVLDPALRRPGRFDRQVVVDRPDKIGREAILKVHARNVKLANDVDLGNIAIKTPGFAGADLANLVNEAALLAARQNRQAVVMADFNEAIERLVAGLEKRSRVLNETEKKTVAYHEVGHAIIGALMPGAGRVEKISVVPRGVGALGYTIQMPEEDRFLMIEDEIRGRIATLLGGRSAEETVFGKVSTGASDDIQKATDLAERYVTLYGMSDKLGPVAFEKIQQQFLEGYGNPRRSISPKVAEEIDREVKQIVDNAHHIALSILQNNRDLLEETAQELLQTEILEGAALRERLSQAQAPEELQEWLRTGKISEDKPLMQTLLV from the coding sequence ATGCCTGTTGAAACTGATAAAAAAAATTCAATTAAACCACCAAGGTTACGACAATTTGGCGGCAGTTTCCTGATTCTGCTAACTTTGCTGTTATTGCTTAACTTTATTGTTCCCAGTTTTTCTGGCCCTCGCTTGCCACAGGTTCCTTATAGTGACTTTATCGCTCAAGTACAAGCAGGTAAAGTAGATAAGGCGATTGTAGGGGGCGATCGCATTCAATACTCCATCAAAACTCAAACCCCCGACGGTAAAGTCGTAGACCAGGTATTTGCTACCACGCCGGTCGCTATTGATTTAGACTTACCCAAAATTCTCCGCGAAAATAATGTTGAGTTTGCCGCACCACCACCAGACCAGAACGGCTGGATTGGAACGCTACTAAGTTGGGTAGCACCACCATTAATTTTCTTTGGGATTTGGGCATTTTTAATTAATCGTCAAGGTGGTGGCCCAGCTGCATTGACAGTCGGGAAAAGTAAAGCCCGGATTTACTCAGAAGGTAGCACTGGGGTGAAATTTCTCGATGTGGCTGGGGTGGATGAAGCCAAGGCGGAATTAGAAGAAATTGTTGACTTCTTGAAAAATGCCACTAAGTACACAAATTTAGGTGCGAAAATTCCTAAGGGTGTGTTGTTAGTCGGCCCTCCTGGGACTGGTAAAACTTTACTAGCAAAGGCGATCGCTGGTGAAGCGGGTGTACCATTCTTCAGTATCTCTGGTTCAGAATTTATTGAGTTGTTTGTCGGTGTCGGTGCGGCGCGCGTCCGTGACTTATTTGAGCAAGCCAAAAAACAAGCTCCCTGTATCGTCTTCATCGATGAGTTAGACGCATTAGGTAAATCTCGCGGTGGTGCTGGCGGCTTTGTTGGCGGTAACGACGAACGCGAACAAACCCTCAACCAATTACTCACAGAAATGGATGGCTTTGATGCTAATACAGGTGTAATTATCATCGCCGCTACCAACCGTCCCGAAGTTCTAGACCCTGCTTTGCGCCGTCCTGGTCGCTTTGACCGCCAAGTCGTAGTCGATCGCCCTGATAAAATTGGTCGAGAAGCAATTCTCAAAGTCCACGCCAGAAATGTGAAATTAGCGAATGATGTCGATTTAGGTAACATCGCTATCAAAACACCTGGTTTTGCTGGTGCAGATTTAGCCAATCTTGTGAATGAAGCTGCACTATTAGCCGCCAGACAAAATCGCCAAGCTGTCGTGATGGCTGATTTCAACGAAGCTATTGAAAGGTTAGTAGCTGGCTTAGAAAAACGTTCTCGTGTCTTGAATGAAACCGAGAAGAAGACCGTCGCCTATCACGAAGTTGGTCACGCCATTATCGGCGCATTAATGCCGGGCGCTGGTAGAGTTGAGAAAATCTCTGTTGTTCCTCGTGGTGTTGGCGCTTTGGGTTATACAATTCAAATGCCTGAAGAAGACCGCTTCTTGATGATTGAAGATGAAATTCGCGGGCGAATTGCTACTCTGTTGGGTGGACGTTCGGCGGAAGAAACAGTCTTTGGTAAAGTCTCCACCGGTGCAAGCGATGACATTCAAAAAGCCACGGACTTAGCAGAACGTTACGTCACTTTATATGGAATGAGTGACAAATTAGGGCCAGTAGCTTTTGAGAAGATTCAACAACAATTCCTCGAAGGTTACGGTAATCCTCGCCGTTCCATTAGTCCCAAAGTAGCTGAGGAAATCGACCGCGAAGTGAAGCAGATTGTAGATAATGCTCACCACATCGCCTTGAGTATCCTGCAAAATAACCGTGACTTGTTGGAAGAAACTGCACAGGAACTTCTGCAAACAGAAATTCTCGAAGGTGCTGCACTCAGGGAACGCCTCAGCCAAGCTCAAGCACCAGAAGAACTACAAGAATGGTTGCGGACAGGTAAGATATCGGAAGATAAACCCCTAATGCAAACACTTCTGGTCTAA
- a CDS encoding ketosteroid isomerase family protein, translating into MKAAESLPNIQIRSIVGITEPTILQYFATLNAGEFAATAALFAVDGVMYPPFESGIVGPDAIATYLQQEAQGIKADPQQGLLETSEDGQTLVQVSGKVQTSWCGVNVLWLFTLNPEKQITHTQIKLLASPQELLALRREQ; encoded by the coding sequence ATGAAAGCTGCTGAGTCTCTCCCTAATATCCAGATAAGAAGTATTGTAGGAATCACAGAGCCGACAATCTTACAATATTTTGCCACCCTCAACGCTGGAGAATTTGCAGCAACCGCCGCGTTATTTGCTGTTGATGGCGTAATGTATCCACCCTTTGAATCTGGTATTGTGGGGCCAGATGCGATCGCTACCTATTTACAACAAGAAGCCCAAGGTATCAAAGCTGACCCTCAGCAGGGATTGCTGGAAACCTCAGAGGACGGACAGACTCTAGTGCAAGTTTCTGGTAAGGTACAGACTTCTTGGTGTGGTGTGAATGTCTTATGGTTATTTACTCTTAACCCAGAAAAACAGATTACCCACACCCAAATTAAACTCTTAGCTTCTCCCCAAGAGTTACTGGCTTTGCGTCGTGAACAGTAG
- a CDS encoding orange carotenoid protein N-terminal domain-containing protein translates to MTFTSDSASTRFSQAFGIQTGDAVASTITVFQGLSIDDQLAVLWYAYTEMGRSITPAATGAARLQLAEGLLNQIKQMSHAEQLQVMRDLAAKNNTQFSRSYGILSNNTKLAFWYELSELMVKGFVVPVPTDYKISRDGSQVLEALKGLDFGQQITVLRKVVADMGVDPLAD, encoded by the coding sequence ATGACATTCACTTCTGATTCCGCTTCAACCCGTTTTTCTCAAGCTTTCGGTATCCAAACTGGTGATGCTGTTGCTTCTACCATTACTGTATTTCAAGGTCTGAGTATAGATGACCAGTTGGCAGTACTATGGTACGCTTACACCGAAATGGGACGTTCTATTACACCAGCCGCTACAGGCGCTGCTCGTTTACAATTAGCTGAAGGTTTGTTAAATCAAATCAAGCAGATGTCTCATGCAGAACAGTTACAAGTCATGCGTGACTTAGCTGCAAAAAATAATACTCAATTTTCTCGCTCTTACGGTATCCTCAGCAATAATACCAAGTTGGCTTTCTGGTATGAATTATCAGAATTAATGGTTAAAGGCTTCGTCGTACCCGTACCAACAGACTATAAAATTTCTCGTGATGGCTCTCAAGTATTAGAAGCACTGAAAGGATTAGACTTTGGTCAACAAATCACCGTTCTCCGCAAAGTAGTTGCTGATATGGGTGTTGACCCTTTAGCTGATTAA
- the recN gene encoding DNA repair protein RecN: MLLCLRIENFALIDQLELDFGAGLNVLTGETGAGKSIILDAIDAVLGGKVSSRVIRTGTSRAMVEATFTTNPPLAAWLTEQEIDLIDDNSVVISREITVSTSNIRSRSRVNGVLVNRQLMGGLRDRLVEITAQGQTVQVGQSAQVRDWLDMYGGDALIQQRQHIATAFSAYQQAHTNLEKRRTSERERLQQLDLLTYQVQELSTANLSDPQELEQLQQERERLNHVVDLQQMSYKIYQALYQTEDETLAVSDLLGDSEATLNDMVEYDGQLQPLLDLVRDAQTAITEVARQINTYGESLEADPQRLEEVEERIRELKQICRKYGPSLTEAIAYSEKIQAELAALNDSEQSIESLEQQEKVCFEKLTQSCQKLTQLRKKTGATLESRLIAELKPLAMEKVKFQVEILPIVPTSAGADKITFMFSPNPGEPLQPLTEIASGGEMSRFLLALKACFNQADAAATLVFDEIDVGVSGRVAQAIAEKLHQLSQSHQVLCVTHQPLVAAMADKHFRVDKQTVTQGKGKKSNNGNSEQRTVVRVTNLDDLTTRREELAQLAGGKSASDAIAFAESLLTQAANHRQGQRS; encoded by the coding sequence ATGTTGCTTTGCCTGCGGATTGAAAATTTTGCCCTGATTGATCAACTGGAACTGGATTTCGGCGCTGGTCTGAATGTTTTAACAGGTGAAACCGGCGCGGGAAAATCAATTATTTTAGATGCAATTGATGCTGTGTTAGGTGGGAAAGTTTCTAGTCGGGTGATTCGGACTGGAACATCTAGGGCAATGGTGGAAGCCACTTTCACCACAAATCCCCCCTTAGCAGCTTGGTTGACAGAACAAGAAATAGATTTAATTGACGATAATTCTGTGGTCATTAGTCGAGAGATCACCGTTAGTACTAGTAATATCCGCAGCCGATCGCGGGTGAATGGTGTGTTAGTCAATCGCCAACTTATGGGCGGACTGCGCGATCGCTTGGTGGAAATTACAGCCCAAGGTCAAACAGTACAAGTAGGGCAATCAGCCCAAGTCCGGGACTGGTTGGATATGTACGGTGGTGATGCTTTAATTCAGCAGCGTCAACACATCGCCACAGCCTTTAGTGCTTATCAGCAAGCCCATACAAATTTAGAAAAGCGCCGGACATCGGAACGGGAACGACTGCAACAACTGGACTTATTAACCTATCAAGTCCAAGAGTTATCAACAGCCAATCTCAGCGATCCCCAGGAATTGGAACAACTGCAACAAGAACGGGAACGCCTGAATCATGTTGTTGATTTACAACAGATGAGTTACAAAATCTATCAGGCTTTGTATCAAACCGAAGATGAAACCCTAGCCGTCTCAGACCTCCTTGGCGACAGCGAAGCCACCTTAAACGATATGGTGGAATATGACGGGCAGTTACAACCATTGTTAGATTTGGTCAGGGATGCTCAAACAGCCATTACAGAAGTAGCCAGACAAATTAATACTTATGGGGAAAGTTTGGAAGCAGACCCCCAGCGCTTAGAAGAAGTAGAAGAACGGATTCGAGAGTTAAAACAAATCTGCCGCAAGTATGGCCCCAGCTTAACAGAAGCGATCGCCTACAGCGAAAAAATTCAAGCTGAATTGGCAGCCCTCAACGATAGCGAACAATCCATCGAAAGTTTAGAACAGCAGGAAAAAGTCTGTTTTGAGAAACTAACTCAGTCCTGCCAAAAGTTAACTCAGTTACGCAAGAAAACAGGCGCTACCTTAGAATCTCGGTTGATAGCCGAACTTAAACCCTTGGCAATGGAAAAAGTCAAGTTTCAAGTAGAAATATTGCCAATTGTGCCAACATCTGCTGGTGCAGACAAAATTACCTTTATGTTTAGCCCCAACCCAGGGGAACCACTACAACCATTAACAGAAATTGCTTCTGGTGGGGAAATGAGCCGCTTCTTACTAGCCCTGAAAGCTTGTTTTAATCAAGCTGATGCAGCAGCAACATTAGTATTTGATGAAATAGACGTTGGGGTTTCGGGGAGAGTAGCACAGGCGATCGCCGAAAAATTACATCAGTTGAGTCAAAGCCACCAAGTATTATGTGTTACTCACCAACCCTTAGTAGCAGCAATGGCAGATAAGCATTTCCGCGTAGATAAGCAGACTGTTACCCAGGGTAAGGGTAAAAAATCTAACAATGGTAATAGTGAACAGCGTACTGTGGTACGTGTAACAAACTTAGATGATTTGACTACCCGCAGGGAAGAATTAGCCCAGTTAGCTGGTGGAAAATCCGCCAGTGATGCGATCGCCTTTGCAGAAAGTTTGTTAACCCAAGCGGCTAATCACCGTCAGGGACAGAGGAGTTGA